The genomic region ATTGTGGTCCGGTCAAATATTTCTTTACCATGGTTTTGCCAATGTCTAAATCAGTAGTTGCAACGGTCAGCGTCTTTACTTTCCTAGGTGTTTGGAATGATTATCTCTGGCCATCATTGGTATTTACATCAAGCGACTTATTAACAGCACAAATTGGTTTAAATGCGATTACGTCAAATGATGCAACAACTGTTGGTCAAACTCTTGCTGTGATTACACTTGTTACCATTCCTGTTATTATCATCTATTCATTCTTCTCTAAATATATTGTCGAAGGTGTGATTTCAACAGGATCTAAGGAAGGATAAATCTTATGAGTTTTATTGAATTTAAAAATATTACAAAAAAATATAAAGGTAATGATAAAAATTCAGTGACTGATTTTACACTGGATGTTGATAAAAAGGAATTTATTGCATTTGTTGGGCCTTCTGGTTGCGGAAAATCAACAACGCTTCGTATGATGGCTGGTTTTGAAGAAATTACTAGCGGTGATTTGTACATTGATGGCAAACGTATAAATGAAGTGGCACCAGCTGATCGTGGGATTTCAATGGTTTTCCAAAATTATGCTTTATATCCTCATATGACAGTTGAAAAAAATATCTCTTACGGTCTTAAAAATATGAAAGTACCTGCCGATGAAATCAAACAAAAAGTTGATTGGGCGATTGATATTTTGGGACTTGAAGAATATCGCAAACGCAAACCTAAAAATCTTTCTGGTGGTCAACGCCAACGTGTAGCACTTGGTCGTGCGATTGTCAAAGACCAAAAAGTTTTCTTGATGGACGAACCGTTGTCTAACTTGGATGCCAAATTGCGTATCAGCATGCGCAATGAAATCAGTAAACTTCATCGCAAATTGGGGTCAACAACCATTTATGTTACTCATGATCAAGTTGAAGCGATGACTATGGCAGACCGTATTGTTATTATGAAAGATGGAGTTGTTCAACAAGTTGGGACACCGATGGACCTTTACGAACATCCTGTTAATAAATTTGTTGCTGGCTTTATTGGCGCACCACAAATGAATTTTTACAATGTGTCTGTAAATGGTCAAACCATTGTATTTGAAGATGGCAATAGCATGGAAATCCCTAAGGTTATTGCTAAGAAATTGGCTGGTCGCAAGCGTGTGATTATGGGAATCCGCGGTGAAGATATCAAATTTGACCCAGCAAACCTTGAAGTTTATGCAGGAAATGAACAAAAAGCTGTTATCAACAACACTGAGATTATGGGAAATGAAAATAACCTTTATTTTGAATTTGGTGGTGAAACCACTGTTGCACGTGTGACAAAATACGACGTCAGTCAAATTGGTGATGACGTAACATTTGTCTTCATGCCACATAAATTGCATTTCTTTGACATTGAAACTGAAGAAGTGATTTAGAAAAGTAGTAGGAAGGATTGTTTAAACTTATGCACACGCTTGAAGAAGCACAAAATTATATTGAACAAAATCGTATTGATAAAAGAAAGCGCCCAGCATTTCATGTGACGGCACCGGTTGGCTGGATTAACGACCCAAATGGTTTTTCAACTTACCAAAATAAAGTACATTTGTTTTATCAATATCATCCCTATTCGACAAACTGGGGACCAATGCACTGGGGGCATGTTGTTAGCTCTGATATGATTAAATGGGAAGAGCGCCCTGTTGCTTTAGCGCCGGACCAAGCTTACGACCATGCTGGTGTTTTTTCAGGAAGTGCTCTGGAAACGCCAGAAGGACATGTTCTTATCTACACAAGTGTCGAAGAAAAAGAAGATGACACTGGCAATAAAACCGCTTATCAAACACAGTCTCTTGCAATCGGTGACGGTGAAAATTATCACAAAGTTCCCGAAAACCCTATTATCCTTGGCAACCAACTCCCAGAAGGCTTCAATCAATCAGATTTTAGAGACCCTAAAGTCTGGTTCGAAGATGGTAAATATTGGTTGGTTGCAGGTAATTTAAGCAAAGAAAAGCATGGACAGATTGTTCTCTTTTCGAGTGACGATTTACGCCACTGGCAGTATGAAAATGTTTTGGCAGGCGATGAAGATGGTGTTATCGGAAAAATGTGGGAATGTCCTGACTTTTTCAAATTAGATGGAAAACATGTCTTAATCACTTCGCCACAAAACATGTCAGCGACAGCGTATGAATTTCATAATGGACACAACGCGGTTTATTTTGTTGGTGATTATGATGAAGAAACACACACCTTTGACAAAGGTTGCCCACATGCGCTTGATTATGGTTTAGATTTTTATGCGCCTCAGACGACTCAATTGCCAGATGGTCGTCGCATCTTGGTGGCATGGATGAAGTCATGGGATTCGCTAGCTATTCCTGATGGGCAAGAATGGCAAGGCATGATGACTCTTCCACGTGAATTATCTCTTGAAAATGGCCAACTCGTCCAACGACCAATTCACGAATTATCTGATTACCATACCAATACACTTGAATTTTCAGGAGTTATTAGCAAGTCATTTGAAATGATTGAAGGGGTTTCTGGTCGTCAGATTGACATGACCTTGCGTTTATCTGGAACTGCTTATAT from Streptococcus lutetiensis harbors:
- a CDS encoding ABC transporter ATP-binding protein → MSFIEFKNITKKYKGNDKNSVTDFTLDVDKKEFIAFVGPSGCGKSTTLRMMAGFEEITSGDLYIDGKRINEVAPADRGISMVFQNYALYPHMTVEKNISYGLKNMKVPADEIKQKVDWAIDILGLEEYRKRKPKNLSGGQRQRVALGRAIVKDQKVFLMDEPLSNLDAKLRISMRNEISKLHRKLGSTTIYVTHDQVEAMTMADRIVIMKDGVVQQVGTPMDLYEHPVNKFVAGFIGAPQMNFYNVSVNGQTIVFEDGNSMEIPKVIAKKLAGRKRVIMGIRGEDIKFDPANLEVYAGNEQKAVINNTEIMGNENNLYFEFGGETTVARVTKYDVSQIGDDVTFVFMPHKLHFFDIETEEVI
- a CDS encoding glycoside hydrolase family 32 protein, encoding MFKLMHTLEEAQNYIEQNRIDKRKRPAFHVTAPVGWINDPNGFSTYQNKVHLFYQYHPYSTNWGPMHWGHVVSSDMIKWEERPVALAPDQAYDHAGVFSGSALETPEGHVLIYTSVEEKEDDTGNKTAYQTQSLAIGDGENYHKVPENPIILGNQLPEGFNQSDFRDPKVWFEDGKYWLVAGNLSKEKHGQIVLFSSDDLRHWQYENVLAGDEDGVIGKMWECPDFFKLDGKHVLITSPQNMSATAYEFHNGHNAVYFVGDYDEETHTFDKGCPHALDYGLDFYAPQTTQLPDGRRILVAWMKSWDSLAIPDGQEWQGMMTLPRELSLENGQLVQRPIHELSDYHTNTLEFSGVISKSFEMIEGVSGRQIDMTLRLSGTAYISFTIDLAVGVNHYTRFTYNRSLNTIEVDRTYSGLQADLNCQRKMTVSSADSIELRFILDSYSIELFVNDGEKVMSTEIQTPLDSQKIRFFSDGETKLSLVKHDIIIP